From Nitrososphaerales archaeon:
CGGCACCCATCACGGCCAAGGGCTGCCCGTCGTCCAGCGAGAAGAGGATGAAGAGGAACCTCACGCCCTTCCTAGAGCTTAGGTAGCTCTTCACACCTGCCCTTCCGAGATAAGGCAGCGAAGCGTGCATAACGTTCAGGACGGCCCCCTGGGCAACCGACCGAGTCCGGGGCGAGTTTACTGCCCGAACGCCCGCCTGCTGCCTGAAGCACTCCTCAACAGCCGGGACGACGTCCTTCATCCCGATGTGGTCCTGGACGTCCTTCTCGGACAGAATCAGCGTCAACTGGTCTAGTGCTCTTCCTTGTGCCCTTCAGTCTCGGGCTTGCCCCACCGGCCCACCTTCGGAAGGCCCTTGCTCCTGAACAGGGACATGCCCTGCTGGTACCGCTGGAGCTCTACCTCGAGAAACCTGATGTCGGACATGACGCCGGCCAGCTCCTTTTCCTTCCCCCTCTTCCCCCTCAACTCTGCGGCCTTGGCCTTCTTCTCCTCGACCATGCCCGAGAGAAGCTGTTCGTACTCGGTCGTCATTCCCGTAACCTCGCCACGGTCGTTCGGCCTAAGCTAAAAAAGGATTCCAAGAGAGCGGGGTGGCATGCGCTCCCAGTTGCTCGTGGCCGGTATCATGGTCGCGTTGATGGGTGCTGCTTTCTATCTGCTCGAGGTACCGCTCGTATACTTCTGGAGCCTGCCCTTCCTGGTAGGCGGAGGTCTGATGGCAGCAGCCAGCCCCTTCCTCCCCGAGCGGGCTGGCCCAATCGAGCCTCCAGAGGGCTACAGGTTCTGCGCATTCTGCTCGACGCCAGTCCCCCTCGCCTCCGACAGGTGTCCCCGCTGCAATGGTCTCCAGCCAAGAGGGGGACGGTGACATGAAGTCGAGCCGCAGAAGGGAGGCAGGGCAGACACCAAAGCTGGCGGAGAGGATAGGATTCCGCGGTCACCCGATGGTGCTTGCGCTCCACCCGACGACAATCGAGGTCACGACTGAATCGCACCTGACTAGGAAGGGGGACTGCATCGTAGGAGTTGGCTCGGACGCAGGGTGCGCGGGCCTGAGCGAAGGGACCAAGGAGGCGCTCAGGAGGGACGGCGCAAGGGTCGTACTCAGGTTCGTGGTGGCTGGAGAGTCATTCGTCGTCAATGCGGAGGGCGACAGCAGGCTGACGTTCACGCACCCGCACGACATGGTGATACGAAAGAGCGACTTCATCAGCGACAGGACTCTGGCCGTGAGGGCGAGCGCAGCCGCAAAGGATATGCCGCGCAGGATGGTGGAGGCGCTCAGGGGAGAAGGGACGACCGGGTATCTCGAAATCGGTGTGGTCTGAGTTGACGAGATACCGTGCCGAGGCATTCACGATGCAGGCGCTGGTGAAATACCACGGGCTGAAGGACTGGAAGCTCAGACTTCCTTACCATGATAGCATATCGGCGAACACAACGTGCATGAAGACAGAGGCGACGATCACAGATGAGAAGAGAGGCGGCGTGTACCTCGGAGGCGTGCAGAACGAATCGGCCAACGTGCGTCTGGAGGCTGTGGTCCAGAGGCTAGCGCCCGGCAGGCACGTGAAGGAATTCAGGGTGGACAGCAGGAACCTGCCTGTGGGCAGAGCGAAGGGAATCGGCTACTCTTCGTCCGCCGGAGCGGCGCTCACGGTCCTGTGCCAGAGGTTGCTTGTGGGCGGCGAACCTGATATGAGGGAGATGTCGAGGGCGGCTAGGCTCTTCGCCGCCTCGGCGTCCAGGTCCTTGGTCGGAGGTTTCTCGAGGCTCTACGCGGGCAAGGGAGACGATGACACGTATGCAGAAAGGTTCGCCGATGCGAGGGACATGGACCTGAGGATGGTAATCGTCCCTCTGCCCTCTAGCGTCAGGACGGAGGACGCCCATACGGAGGTGCTGACATCGCCGTTCTTCGAAGCGAGGATTGCCTCCGCCCAGAAGAGGTGCGACGACATGGAGAAGTCAATCCTTGGGAACGACCTCGATGCCTTGGGAGTTCTCGCAGAGAGGGACACCCTTGAGCTGCACAGCCTCACAATGACCGGAGAGAACAGGATGATAATCATGACAGAGGATTCGCTTCGCATCATACGGAGGGTGAGGCAGCTGAGGAACGACGGAGTGCAGGCGTACTTCTCGCTTCAGACCGGACCGTCGGTCTTCGTCAACACCTCGGAGAGGGACGAGAGGAAGGTGTTCTCGGCAGTGACGAAGCTCGGTTACAAGGCGTACCTGTCGAAGGTTGGCGGCGAGGCAAGGCTTCTCTAATCCGGGAACGGTTAATACGCCCGCGGCAGCCTTTCGCGTGCGATGCCTGCGAGGGTCAGGAGCCTGGCAGATTACTTGCACGAACTCGAAAAGACAAAGAAGGAGAAGCCAGAGCAGGTGAAGGAAGCCCTCGAAATCTATCTGGACCTCTGGAAGCGCGCCATTGCCAAGGGGATAGTCCTACCGGCCGACGAGATCGAAAGGGCGCTTTCGAAGATCGAGGAGAGTGGCGGCCTGTACAAGGCAGC
This genomic window contains:
- a CDS encoding DUF371 domain-containing protein, which gives rise to MVSSQEGDGDMKSSRRREAGQTPKLAERIGFRGHPMVLALHPTTIEVTTESHLTRKGDCIVGVGSDAGCAGLSEGTKEALRRDGARVVLRFVVAGESFVVNAEGDSRLTFTHPHDMVIRKSDFISDRTLAVRASAAAKDMPRRMVEALRGEGTTGYLEIGVV